A portion of the Neochlamydia sp. AcF84 genome contains these proteins:
- a CDS encoding DUF6314 family protein encodes MAFITQEQNHQILLAFWKKLKSITKLTFISQTYSNDEKGWNGQGRGEVKVTKQSHTLLIFDERGTWHNQQGMQFNFYNVYQWGLDLKACRISLEHLRQGASRPIFLLHLVPSNPHLLSSLNSYFCKQDIYSGKVYFEPFGFQLAWRIKGPRKDEQIDYSYF; translated from the coding sequence ATGGCATTTATAACTCAAGAGCAAAACCATCAGATACTTTTGGCATTTTGGAAAAAATTGAAGAGCATTACAAAGCTCACATTTATTTCTCAAACGTACTCAAACGATGAAAAAGGATGGAATGGGCAAGGACGAGGGGAAGTGAAAGTAACAAAGCAAAGTCATACTCTATTAATCTTTGATGAAAGAGGAACGTGGCATAATCAGCAAGGAATGCAGTTTAATTTTTACAATGTATATCAATGGGGATTAGACCTTAAAGCTTGCAGAATCTCTTTAGAACATTTGCGGCAAGGAGCAAGCCGGCCAATCTTCCTCCTTCATTTAGTTCCTTCTAATCCACACCTTTTATCCTCTTTAAATTCCTACTTTTGTAAGCAAGATATCTATTCCGGTAAGGTTTATTTTGAACCCTTTGGCTTCCAGTTAGCCTGGAGAATAAAGGGGCCGCGCAAAGACGAGCAGATCGATTACTCCTATTTCTAA
- a CDS encoding phosphatase PAP2 family protein, with protein sequence MSGSYALLQKDCKSFGWLALSTLITQICLEILKRSVPEERPTGSNRFFPSDNTAAAFLGPAFLIVRYGHSILSPAVAFSYLAAIRVAIGRALIKAHWPYDVLVGAALASTISYLTIPRL encoded by the coding sequence ATTTCAGGCAGCTATGCTCTCCTCCAAAAAGATTGCAAAAGTTTTGGCTGGCTGGCTCTTTCCACCCTCATTACCCAGATTTGTTTAGAAATTTTAAAAAGAAGCGTTCCTGAAGAACGGCCGACGGGAAGCAATCGCTTTTTTCCCTCAGACAACACAGCTGCAGCTTTTTTAGGCCCTGCCTTTTTGATCGTAAGATATGGCCATTCTATCCTCTCCCCAGCTGTTGCGTTTTCCTATCTTGCCGCTATAAGAGTAGCAATCGGCCGCGCGCTTATAAAAGCTCACTGGCCTTACGATGTGCTGGTAGGAGCTGCTTTAGCTAGTACGATCAGCTATCTAACAATACCCAGGCTTTAA